Proteins encoded by one window of Pseudonocardia sp. HH130629-09:
- a CDS encoding MFS transporter, with amino-acid sequence MSSSPSATPGATPRRAAVASLVGTTIEWYDFYLYATAAALVFAPLFFTDADPATGVLASFATYAAGFGARPIGAVVAGHLGDRIGRRAVLVGSLVLMGVATTLIGLLPTYPTVGLLAPVLLVVLRLAQGLAVGAEWAGAVLMAVEHAETERRRGLFGSFPQIGSSAGMLLASGVYTAVLAIAGREAFLAGAWRIPFLLSAVLVVVGLAIRLTLADPAVFTAARDAGMLARRPVLEVLRTDWRTVLLTVGSRIAQNALYILATTFALTYLARGDSGAAESAGLTAVIIASAIGLFSTPLWAVLSDRVGRKPVYLFGAIGAPLFLGAFFLLLDTGSTVLVVVAMVVLVNLFHDAMYGPQAAWYGELFDTRLRYSGASLGYQVGSVLAGATPLIATALLYAGGGTPWLIWAYLGVLFAICVVSTVLLPETHRGGLRTAREKVVA; translated from the coding sequence GTGTCCAGTTCCCCGTCTGCGACGCCCGGCGCCACCCCGCGCCGCGCCGCCGTCGCCAGCCTCGTCGGGACCACCATCGAGTGGTACGACTTCTACCTCTACGCCACCGCCGCGGCGCTGGTGTTCGCCCCGCTGTTCTTCACCGACGCCGACCCGGCCACCGGGGTGCTGGCCTCCTTCGCGACCTACGCCGCCGGGTTCGGGGCACGGCCGATCGGCGCGGTCGTCGCCGGGCACCTGGGTGACCGGATCGGCCGCCGCGCCGTCCTGGTCGGGTCGCTGGTGCTGATGGGCGTCGCGACGACGCTGATCGGGCTGCTGCCGACCTACCCGACCGTCGGACTGCTGGCCCCCGTGCTGCTGGTGGTGCTGCGGCTGGCCCAAGGGCTCGCCGTCGGCGCGGAGTGGGCCGGTGCGGTGCTGATGGCCGTCGAGCACGCCGAGACCGAGCGGCGACGCGGCCTGTTCGGCAGCTTCCCGCAGATCGGCTCCTCGGCCGGGATGCTGCTGGCCTCGGGCGTCTACACCGCGGTGCTCGCGATCGCGGGCAGGGAGGCGTTCCTCGCCGGCGCCTGGCGGATCCCGTTCCTGCTCAGCGCGGTGCTCGTCGTGGTGGGGCTGGCCATCCGGCTCACCCTCGCCGACCCCGCGGTGTTCACCGCCGCCCGCGACGCCGGGATGCTGGCCCGCCGTCCGGTGCTGGAGGTGCTGCGCACCGACTGGCGCACCGTGCTGCTGACCGTCGGCAGCCGGATCGCGCAGAACGCGCTCTACATCCTCGCGACCACCTTCGCCCTCACCTACCTCGCCCGGGGCGACTCCGGCGCGGCCGAGAGCGCCGGCCTGACCGCGGTGATCATCGCGTCGGCGATCGGGCTGTTCTCCACGCCGCTGTGGGCGGTCCTGTCCGACCGGGTCGGCCGCAAGCCGGTCTACCTGTTCGGCGCGATCGGGGCGCCGCTGTTCCTCGGGGCGTTCTTCCTGCTGCTCGACACCGGGTCCACCGTGCTGGTCGTCGTCGCGATGGTCGTGCTGGTCAACCTGTTCCACGACGCCATGTACGGCCCGCAGGCCGCCTGGTACGGCGAGCTGTTCGACACCCGGCTGCGCTACAGCGGGGCCTCGCTGGGCTACCAGGTCGGTTCCGTCCTCGCCGGGGCGACGCCACTGATCGCCACCGCGCTGCTCTACGCCGGCGGCGGGACCCCGTGGCTGATCTGGGCCTACCTCGGGGTGCTGTTCGCGATCTGCGTCGTCTCCACCGTCCTGCTGCCCGAGACCCACCGCGGCGGGCTCCGCACCGCCCGCGAGAAGGTGGTGGCATGA
- a CDS encoding LLM class flavin-dependent oxidoreductase has protein sequence MTGRILLNAFDMACVGHQSAGLWRHPSDEGHRYTDLDHWTSLARMLEDGGFDALFLADVLGVYDVYGGSRDAAVRAAAQVPLADPLLLVPAMAGVTSRLGFGVTVSVAYEHPYALARRFTTLDHLTRGRVAWNVVTSYLDSAARNLGRSGQIPHDERYELAEEFLEVCYKLWEGSWDEDAVVRDRDRGVYTEPDRVHDIAHHGRWFDVPGPFLSEPSPQRTPVIFQAGASPRGARFAGTHAEAVFVSGPSPAVVRRSVDAVRAEAARAGRDPRSVKVFAMLTAIAGETDDAAHATLAEYLELTDPSAALALFGGWSGVDLAGASPEQKLEYVQTDATRSALASFTGPDRDWTVGELAEFITVGGRGPVVVGSGATVADELERWADEADLDGFNLAYAVTPGTMADVVTHVVPELRRRGRMPAPADAGGPTLRERYGTGDGARLAKDHPGAAHRTR, from the coding sequence ATGACCGGCCGCATCCTGCTCAACGCCTTCGACATGGCCTGCGTGGGCCACCAGTCCGCGGGGCTGTGGCGTCACCCGTCCGACGAGGGGCACCGCTACACCGACCTCGACCACTGGACCTCGCTCGCCCGGATGCTGGAGGACGGCGGCTTCGACGCGCTGTTCCTCGCCGACGTCCTCGGCGTCTACGACGTCTACGGCGGCTCCCGCGACGCGGCCGTCCGCGCCGCCGCGCAGGTCCCGCTCGCCGACCCGCTGCTGCTGGTCCCCGCGATGGCCGGGGTGACCTCACGGCTCGGGTTCGGGGTGACCGTCTCGGTCGCCTACGAGCACCCCTACGCGCTGGCCCGGCGGTTCACCACCCTCGACCACCTCACCCGCGGGCGGGTCGCGTGGAACGTCGTCACGTCCTACCTGGACTCCGCGGCGCGCAACCTCGGCCGGTCCGGACAGATCCCGCACGACGAGCGCTACGAGCTCGCCGAGGAGTTCCTGGAGGTCTGCTACAAGCTGTGGGAGGGCTCCTGGGACGAGGACGCCGTGGTCCGCGACCGCGACCGCGGCGTGTACACCGAGCCGGACCGGGTGCACGACATCGCCCACCACGGCCGCTGGTTCGACGTGCCCGGCCCGTTCCTGTCCGAGCCGTCCCCGCAGCGCACCCCGGTGATCTTCCAGGCGGGCGCGTCGCCGCGCGGCGCCCGGTTCGCCGGCACCCACGCCGAGGCCGTGTTCGTGTCCGGCCCGTCGCCCGCGGTGGTCCGCCGCTCGGTCGACGCGGTGCGCGCCGAGGCCGCTCGCGCCGGGCGCGACCCCCGCTCGGTGAAGGTGTTCGCGATGCTCACCGCGATCGCCGGGGAGACCGACGACGCCGCCCACGCGACCCTGGCCGAGTACCTGGAGCTGACCGACCCCTCGGCGGCGCTGGCGCTGTTCGGCGGCTGGTCGGGCGTCGACCTGGCCGGGGCGTCGCCGGAGCAGAAGCTCGAGTACGTGCAGACCGACGCGACCCGCTCGGCGCTGGCGTCGTTCACCGGGCCGGACCGCGACTGGACGGTCGGCGAGCTCGCGGAGTTCATCACCGTCGGCGGGCGCGGGCCGGTCGTCGTCGGGTCCGGGGCGACGGTCGCCGACGAGCTGGAGCGCTGGGCCGACGAGGCCGACCTCGACGGCTTCAACCTGGCCTACGCCGTCACCCCGGGGACGATGGCCGACGTCGTGACCCACGTCGTGCCCGAGCTGCGACGCCGCGGCCGGATGCCCGCCCCCGCCGACGCGGGCGGCCCCACCCTGCGCGAGCGGTACGGCACCGGCGACGGCGCCCGGCTCGCGAAGGACCACCCCGGGGCGGCGCACCGGACCCGCTGA
- a CDS encoding phosphodiester glycosidase family protein — translation MAGWTGSRGAAVATAVVAGLLVPVTQQASAGPARVAPPVAVVVPAAPGPTAETASTGETVSTVALGSTATSGSTGSTGADAPVAPAPQAPAITHREERVDTPAGPVTVDVVVADLNRAELRATLFTGATVGERSSVPAHAQRGGAAAAINGDFFDLGRSNAPAGPSVRDGRALTSAVPPGRRLAPGVPGAEQGDVLAVDDDGTPRLDRLTLDASATGPQGRLRIDTLNAYAVPVGGIGLFTSDWAGDRAATLCGSDTDRNAPCAPDRVEVVVRDGAVTAVRPPGGGAIPAGDQVLAGRDQGAAALRRLAVGDRVTVRYALTAASGTPPRTAVGASPILRDGAPVAGLDARSRDPRSAAGLTAQGRLILLTADGRESTSVGITLAETAEQLRRAGAVDGVNLDGGGSSTMVFRGQVVNSPSEDAYRLVPNALGVVEN, via the coding sequence ATGGCGGGATGGACGGGCAGCCGGGGCGCGGCGGTGGCGACGGCGGTCGTGGCCGGGCTGCTGGTACCGGTCACCCAGCAGGCGTCCGCGGGTCCCGCCCGGGTCGCGCCGCCCGTCGCGGTCGTCGTCCCCGCGGCGCCCGGGCCCACTGCGGAGACCGCGTCCACTGGCGAGACCGTGTCCACCGTGGCGCTCGGGTCCACGGCGACGTCCGGGTCCACCGGGTCCACCGGGGCCGATGCGCCCGTCGCCCCGGCCCCGCAGGCCCCCGCCATCACCCACCGCGAGGAGCGGGTCGACACCCCGGCCGGGCCGGTGACCGTCGACGTCGTCGTCGCCGACCTGAACCGGGCCGAGCTGCGCGCCACCCTGTTCACCGGTGCGACGGTCGGCGAGCGGTCCTCGGTGCCCGCGCACGCGCAGCGCGGCGGGGCGGCCGCCGCGATCAACGGCGACTTCTTCGACCTGGGGCGCAGCAACGCCCCCGCCGGGCCCTCGGTCCGCGACGGCCGCGCGCTGACCTCCGCCGTCCCACCGGGGCGGCGGCTCGCCCCGGGCGTCCCCGGCGCCGAGCAGGGCGACGTGCTCGCCGTCGACGACGACGGCACCCCGCGCCTGGACCGGCTCACCCTCGACGCCTCCGCGACCGGCCCGCAGGGCCGCCTCCGGATCGACACCCTCAACGCCTACGCCGTGCCGGTCGGCGGGATCGGGCTGTTCACCTCCGACTGGGCGGGCGACCGGGCCGCCACGCTGTGCGGCAGCGACACCGACCGGAACGCACCGTGCGCACCGGACCGGGTCGAGGTGGTCGTCCGCGACGGCGCGGTCACCGCGGTCCGCCCACCCGGCGGGGGAGCGATCCCGGCCGGGGACCAGGTCCTCGCCGGCCGCGACCAGGGCGCCGCCGCGCTGCGACGGCTCGCCGTCGGCGACCGGGTCACCGTCCGGTACGCGCTCACCGCCGCGTCGGGGACACCGCCGCGGACCGCGGTCGGGGCGTCGCCGATCCTGCGCGACGGTGCACCCGTCGCCGGGCTGGACGCCCGCTCCCGCGACCCGCGCAGCGCCGCGGGACTCACCGCGCAGGGACGGCTGATCCTGCTCACCGCCGACGGCCGCGAGTCGACCTCGGTCGGCATCACCCTGGCCGAGACCGCCGAGCAGCTGCGCCGGGCGGGCGCCGTCGACGGCGTCAACCTCGACGGGGGCGGCTCCTCGACGATGGTGTTCCGCGGCCAGGTCGTGAACAGCCCGTCCGAGGACGCCTACCGGCTCGTGCCCAACGCGCTCGGCGTCGTGGAGAACTGA
- a CDS encoding TetR/AcrR family transcriptional regulator codes for MTSPARPPRRMTPEARRAQLVSAALDLYGARSPEEVAVEDVTRAADVSRALFYRYFSGMEELHVAALGSVAEELIGRVALPADGSLDSQLADALDGFLDVVGRHSRAYVALLRSGSVVSTGETDAMVDGVRDHIVDLLCVRGGVPDPTPLQLMTLRGWVALVEGSVLVWLEASRVPARSELRDWLVEQLFAMLGVTVARDPDAQFSTTPSALGTSR; via the coding sequence ATGACCTCACCCGCACGTCCACCCCGGCGCATGACGCCCGAGGCCCGCCGCGCGCAGCTGGTGTCCGCCGCGCTCGACCTCTACGGCGCCCGCTCACCGGAGGAGGTGGCCGTCGAGGACGTCACCCGGGCCGCGGACGTGTCCCGGGCGCTGTTCTACCGGTACTTCTCCGGGATGGAGGAGCTGCACGTCGCGGCGCTGGGCAGTGTCGCCGAGGAGCTCATCGGCCGGGTCGCGCTGCCCGCCGACGGTTCGCTGGACTCCCAGCTCGCCGACGCGCTGGACGGGTTCCTCGACGTCGTCGGCCGGCACTCGCGGGCCTACGTCGCGCTGCTGCGCAGCGGCTCGGTCGTCTCCACCGGGGAGACCGACGCGATGGTCGACGGCGTGCGCGACCACATCGTGGACCTGCTGTGCGTGCGCGGCGGCGTGCCCGACCCGACGCCGCTGCAGCTGATGACGCTGCGCGGCTGGGTCGCGCTGGTCGAGGGCTCGGTACTGGTGTGGCTGGAGGCGAGCCGGGTGCCGGCCCGTTCCGAGCTGCGGGACTGGCTGGTCGAGCAGCTGTTCGCGATGCTCGGGGTGACCGTGGCCCGCGACCCGGACGCTCAGTTCTCCACGACGCCGAGCGCGTTGGGCACGAGCCGGTAG
- a CDS encoding PDR/VanB family oxidoreductase — MRPALLSVAGSAAPPPHPNRGATALSVLTAMTQTLATAGGRHRRPVTPVDRTVVVEVHAVRRPCPDVAELDLVPAGTGPLPGWRPGAHVDVELPSGLLRQYSLCSDPGDRSVYRIAVRRVPGGSGSHEVHALRPGVRLRLHGPRNAFPLAAAPSYLFVAGGIGITPIAPMVRAAHAAGVGWRLVHTGRDRASMPLSDTLATLAPDRVVRRPDDVAGVPTAAELLAGTDPDAAVYCCGPPPMIEALRRALPAGQRFHSERFSPPPIRGGRPFTVRIVGGPDVAVPADRTALDAVRALRPDVPYACRQGFCGTCHVRLVEGTTVGDPASPGRTALCVGRATDGTIVVDLGR; from the coding sequence ATGAGGCCCGCACTGCTGTCCGTCGCGGGCTCGGCCGCGCCGCCGCCGCACCCGAACCGCGGGGCGACCGCGTTGTCGGTGCTCACCGCGATGACCCAGACCCTGGCGACGGCCGGTGGCCGGCACCGGCGCCCGGTCACCCCGGTGGACCGCACCGTGGTCGTCGAGGTGCACGCCGTGCGCCGCCCCTGCCCCGACGTCGCCGAGCTCGATCTCGTCCCGGCGGGCACCGGGCCGCTGCCGGGCTGGCGGCCCGGCGCGCACGTCGACGTCGAGCTGCCCTCGGGGTTGCTGCGGCAGTACTCGCTGTGCAGCGACCCGGGCGACCGGTCGGTGTACCGGATCGCGGTGCGGCGGGTGCCCGGGGGCTCCGGCTCGCACGAGGTGCACGCCCTGCGCCCCGGGGTGCGGCTGCGGCTGCACGGCCCGCGCAACGCGTTCCCCCTGGCCGCGGCGCCGTCGTACCTGTTCGTCGCCGGTGGCATCGGGATCACCCCGATCGCGCCGATGGTCCGGGCGGCGCACGCCGCGGGGGTGGGGTGGCGGCTGGTGCACACCGGCCGGGACCGGGCGTCGATGCCGCTGTCCGACACCCTCGCCACGCTCGCCCCGGACCGTGTGGTCCGCCGCCCCGACGACGTCGCGGGTGTCCCGACGGCGGCCGAGCTGCTGGCCGGGACCGACCCGGACGCCGCCGTCTACTGCTGCGGCCCGCCGCCGATGATCGAGGCGCTGCGCCGGGCGCTGCCCGCCGGGCAGCGGTTCCACTCCGAGCGGTTCTCCCCGCCCCCGATCCGCGGCGGCCGCCCGTTCACCGTCCGGATCGTCGGCGGCCCGGACGTCGCGGTCCCGGCCGACCGGACCGCGCTGGACGCCGTCCGCGCGCTGCGCCCGGACGTGCCCTACGCCTGCAGGCAGGGGTTCTGCGGGACCTGCCACGTCCGGCTGGTGGAGGGCACGACCGTGGGCGACCCGGCCAGTCCGGGCCGGACCGCGCTGTGCGTCGGGCGGGCCACGGACGGGACGATCGTCGTCGACCTCGGGCGCTGA
- a CDS encoding metal-dependent hydrolase yields the protein MTDPTEDRIALQARDVRFDFTTLRTDWIPGEPFASHLIDVLHLLLPEGERWFVEVFSRALPMVRDEALAEDVRGFIGQEAVHATSHQGALDHLVEAGVDVTRFVEQVEWIFTELLGDRGLTGDAAREWLVERVGLIAAIEHFTAVLGSWILDADALDAAGADPHMLDMLRWHGAEEVEHRSVAHDLYTHLDGRWLRRIRAMAVAGPALAKLWADGTRHLCARDPHLRGTPQRRARLRDYLRDSRRGLVPGPWLFARAVLTYLSPRFHPAAHGDTDAAVAYLAVSPAARAAEAGHADPAGGSAA from the coding sequence ATGACCGACCCGACCGAGGACCGGATCGCGCTGCAGGCCCGCGACGTCCGGTTCGACTTCACCACGCTGCGGACCGACTGGATCCCCGGCGAGCCGTTCGCCTCGCACCTGATCGACGTGCTGCACCTGCTGCTGCCCGAGGGGGAGCGCTGGTTCGTGGAGGTCTTCTCCCGCGCGCTGCCGATGGTCCGTGACGAGGCGCTGGCCGAGGACGTGCGCGGGTTCATCGGCCAGGAGGCCGTGCACGCGACCTCGCACCAGGGGGCGCTGGACCACCTCGTCGAGGCGGGCGTGGACGTGACCCGTTTCGTCGAGCAGGTCGAGTGGATCTTCACGGAGCTGCTCGGCGACCGCGGCCTCACCGGCGACGCGGCCCGGGAGTGGCTGGTGGAGCGGGTCGGGCTGATCGCGGCGATCGAGCACTTCACCGCCGTCCTCGGCTCGTGGATCCTCGACGCCGACGCTCTCGACGCGGCCGGGGCCGACCCGCACATGCTGGACATGCTGCGCTGGCACGGCGCCGAGGAGGTCGAGCACCGCAGCGTCGCGCACGACCTCTACACCCACCTCGACGGGCGGTGGCTGCGCCGGATCCGGGCGATGGCGGTGGCCGGGCCGGCGCTGGCGAAGCTGTGGGCCGACGGCACCCGGCACCTGTGCGCCCGCGACCCGCACCTGCGCGGGACACCGCAGCGCCGGGCCCGGCTGCGCGACTACCTGCGGGACTCCCGGCGTGGGCTGGTGCCCGGCCCGTGGCTGTTCGCCCGCGCCGTGCTGACCTACCTGAGCCCGCGGTTCCACCCCGCCGCACACGGCGACACCGACGCCGCGGTGGCCTACCTCGCGGTCTCCCCCGCCGCCCGCGCCGCCGAGGCGGGGCACGCCGACCCGGCCGGGGGGTCCGCGGCATGA
- a CDS encoding SDR family oxidoreductase, whose translation MSHNEVEPAGRVRTVRSRDDLDLVMEERGDPSHPTVVAVHGYPDDRHVWDRVAADLAADHHVVTYDVRGHGGSAAPGAPAGYDLELLAADLRTVADAVSPDSPVHLLAHDWGAIQTWHAVTREDGAPSAMDGRVASFTSVSGPCLDHVGLFLRRRGPRDLRPVLTQALHSWYTLAFRMPVLPELMVRSGLLGAMVARTERIPRPSVRDAVNGLELYRRNLPRRLGRPRPRRTDVPVQILAPLGDAYVTPAMATSAAAYAPDLRVRYLPGGHWIVRKRAGVVARCVRELVAERSGGTTAPALERAAARGAALVRSGGRPGRASRWEGSLAVVTGAGSGIGREIARRLADLGGRVVVADVSEAGAAETVDLVTRRHGPGRAVAAVVDVADEAAVAALAERVAAEHGVPDLVVNNAGIAVAGSFADTTTQEWQRIVDVNLWGVVHGCRHFGALLAAHGEGGTIVNTASAAAYLPSRSLPAYATTKAAVLMLSQCLRAELAGAGVGVTALCPGFVDTPITGATRFAGTDDAAQAIRRRDVAAAYARRGYTPQRVAARLVRAVEQDLPIAPVTAEAHVGLLASRLSPALVRALARVDGTR comes from the coding sequence GTGTCTCACAACGAGGTGGAGCCCGCCGGCCGCGTCCGGACGGTGCGCAGCCGGGACGACCTGGACCTGGTCATGGAGGAACGGGGCGACCCGTCGCACCCGACGGTCGTCGCGGTGCACGGCTATCCCGACGACCGGCACGTGTGGGACCGCGTGGCCGCGGACCTCGCCGCGGACCACCACGTCGTCACCTACGACGTGCGCGGCCACGGTGGCTCCGCCGCCCCCGGAGCCCCGGCCGGCTACGACCTGGAGCTGCTCGCCGCGGACCTGCGCACGGTCGCCGACGCCGTCTCCCCCGACTCTCCGGTGCACCTGCTCGCGCACGACTGGGGCGCGATCCAGACCTGGCACGCCGTGACGCGCGAGGACGGCGCCCCCTCGGCGATGGACGGCCGGGTCGCGTCGTTCACCTCGGTCTCCGGCCCGTGCCTGGACCACGTGGGGCTGTTCCTGCGCCGCCGCGGCCCGCGCGACCTGCGGCCGGTGCTCACCCAGGCGCTGCACTCCTGGTACACCCTGGCGTTCCGGATGCCGGTGCTGCCCGAGCTGATGGTCCGCAGCGGGCTGCTCGGCGCGATGGTGGCGAGGACCGAGCGGATCCCGCGGCCCTCGGTGCGCGACGCGGTCAACGGTCTGGAGCTCTACCGGCGGAACCTGCCCCGGCGGCTCGGACGCCCCCGGCCGCGCCGCACCGACGTCCCGGTGCAGATCCTGGCCCCGCTCGGCGACGCCTACGTCACCCCCGCGATGGCGACGAGCGCCGCCGCGTACGCCCCCGACCTGCGGGTCCGGTACCTGCCCGGCGGGCACTGGATCGTCCGCAAGCGGGCGGGTGTCGTCGCGCGCTGCGTCCGCGAGCTCGTCGCCGAGCGCTCCGGCGGCACCACCGCGCCCGCGCTGGAGCGGGCGGCGGCCCGGGGCGCCGCCCTGGTCCGCAGCGGGGGGCGGCCGGGCCGGGCGTCGCGCTGGGAGGGCTCGCTCGCCGTCGTCACCGGGGCGGGCAGCGGGATCGGTCGCGAGATCGCCCGCCGGCTCGCCGACCTGGGGGGACGGGTCGTCGTCGCCGACGTCTCGGAGGCCGGCGCCGCGGAGACAGTCGACCTGGTGACCCGACGGCACGGGCCCGGGCGTGCGGTGGCCGCGGTCGTCGACGTCGCCGACGAGGCCGCCGTCGCCGCGCTCGCCGAGCGGGTCGCCGCCGAGCACGGGGTGCCCGACCTCGTCGTGAACAACGCCGGGATCGCGGTCGCCGGGTCGTTCGCCGACACGACGACGCAGGAGTGGCAGCGGATCGTCGACGTGAACCTGTGGGGCGTCGTGCACGGCTGCCGGCACTTCGGCGCGCTGCTCGCCGCGCACGGCGAGGGCGGCACGATCGTCAACACCGCGTCGGCGGCGGCCTACCTGCCGTCGCGCTCGCTGCCGGCCTACGCCACGACCAAGGCGGCGGTGCTCATGCTGTCGCAGTGCCTGCGCGCCGAGCTGGCGGGCGCCGGGGTCGGGGTCACCGCGCTGTGCCCCGGGTTCGTCGACACCCCGATCACCGGTGCCACCCGCTTCGCCGGCACCGACGACGCCGCACAGGCCATCCGCCGTCGCGACGTCGCGGCGGCCTACGCCCGACGCGGGTACACCCCGCAGCGCGTCGCCGCCCGGCTGGTCCGCGCCGTCGAGCAGGACCTGCCGATCGCCCCGGTCACCGCCGAGGCGCACGTCGGGCTGCTCGCCTCCCGGCTGTCCCCCGCACTCGTCCGCGCACTCGCCCGGGTCGACGGGACCCGCTGA
- a CDS encoding alpha/beta fold hydrolase, which translates to MSTAPPTWFTDALAEPGEPGRTESDGVEIRFRSWGTPGGPGVLLVHGGAAHLHWWDHIAPLLTEGTRRVVAVDLSGHGDSGRAPSYDLDRWAAELRAVIDAAGLGPRPTLIGHSMGGYVTLTAALRYGEELAGSVAVDSPIRDRSPEELAAREQRAFGPVKVHPDRDALVARFRTIPGQSGDLPYVHRHIAERSMRAVDGGWSWKFDPRIFGGIALTPGDLGRPGCRIALFRAEHGLVPADMGEMAVDRMGRAALVVEIPGAGHHVMIDQPLALVTALRTLLADWEHSVPVVAPAI; encoded by the coding sequence GTGTCCACCGCTCCGCCCACGTGGTTCACCGACGCACTCGCCGAGCCGGGCGAGCCCGGGCGCACCGAGAGCGACGGCGTCGAGATCCGTTTCCGCAGCTGGGGCACCCCGGGCGGGCCCGGCGTGCTGCTCGTGCACGGCGGCGCGGCACACCTGCACTGGTGGGACCACATCGCCCCGCTGCTGACCGAGGGCACCCGCCGGGTGGTGGCGGTCGACCTGTCCGGGCACGGTGACTCCGGGCGCGCACCGTCCTACGACCTGGACCGCTGGGCCGCCGAGCTGCGTGCCGTGATCGACGCCGCGGGCCTCGGCCCGCGTCCGACGCTGATCGGGCACAGCATGGGCGGGTACGTCACGCTCACCGCGGCACTGCGCTACGGTGAGGAGCTGGCCGGGTCCGTCGCCGTCGACTCCCCGATCCGGGACCGGTCGCCGGAGGAGCTGGCGGCACGGGAACAGCGGGCGTTCGGTCCGGTGAAGGTGCACCCCGACCGCGACGCGCTGGTCGCGCGGTTCCGCACCATCCCCGGCCAGTCCGGTGACCTGCCCTACGTGCACCGGCACATCGCCGAACGCAGCATGCGCGCCGTCGACGGCGGCTGGAGCTGGAAGTTCGACCCGCGCATCTTCGGCGGGATCGCGCTGACCCCCGGCGACCTGGGACGGCCGGGCTGCCGGATCGCGCTGTTCCGCGCCGAGCACGGCCTGGTCCCGGCCGACATGGGGGAGATGGCCGTCGACCGGATGGGCCGGGCCGCGCTGGTCGTCGAGATCCCCGGTGCCGGGCACCACGTGATGATCGACCAGCCGCTGGCGCTGGTGACCGCGCTGCGGACCCTGCTCGCGGACTGGGAGCACTCGGTCCCGGTGGTGGCGCCCGCGATCTAG
- a CDS encoding crotonase/enoyl-CoA hydratase family protein produces MTEQSELTSSGTAASDEDVLVERRDGVLLITINRPHAKNALNESVARTVAAAVDELDAHPDLRVGVLTGAGGVFSAGMDLKAFLRGERPSVPGRGLCGITQTPPVAPMIAAVEGWALAGGFEIMLACDLVVAGRGARFGVPEVKRSLVAAAGGALELANRVPRALALEMLLTGDPIDAARAEAAGLVNKVVDDGTALEAALALAARIAVNGPLGVAASKRIVRESPDWGADRWERHDAIVRPVLTSEDAREGATAFAEKRDPVWRGR; encoded by the coding sequence ATGACAGAGCAGTCAGAACTGACTTCTTCCGGGACGGCCGCGTCCGACGAGGACGTGTTGGTCGAGCGGCGGGACGGCGTCCTGCTGATCACGATCAACCGCCCGCACGCCAAGAACGCCCTCAACGAGAGCGTCGCGCGGACCGTCGCCGCAGCCGTCGACGAGCTCGACGCCCACCCCGACCTGCGGGTCGGCGTGCTGACCGGGGCGGGCGGGGTCTTCTCGGCCGGGATGGACCTCAAGGCGTTCCTGCGCGGCGAGCGGCCGTCGGTGCCCGGGCGCGGCCTGTGCGGGATCACCCAGACCCCGCCGGTCGCCCCGATGATCGCCGCCGTCGAGGGCTGGGCCCTGGCCGGCGGGTTCGAGATCATGCTGGCCTGCGACCTCGTCGTCGCCGGGCGTGGCGCCCGTTTCGGGGTGCCGGAGGTCAAGCGGTCCCTGGTCGCCGCCGCGGGCGGGGCGCTGGAGCTGGCGAACCGGGTGCCCCGGGCACTGGCGCTGGAGATGCTGCTGACCGGGGACCCGATCGACGCCGCGCGGGCCGAGGCCGCCGGCCTGGTCAACAAGGTTGTCGACGACGGCACCGCGCTCGAGGCCGCGCTGGCGCTGGCCGCGCGGATCGCGGTGAACGGGCCGCTCGGGGTCGCCGCGTCGAAGCGGATCGTGCGGGAGAGCCCGGACTGGGGCGCCGACCGCTGGGAGCGCCACGACGCGATCGTCCGCCCCGTGCTGACCTCGGAGGACGCCCGCGAGGGCGCCACCGCGTTCGCCGAGAAGCGCGACCCG